One part of the Terriglobales bacterium genome encodes these proteins:
- a CDS encoding uroporphyrinogen-III synthase has translation MNTKEELATRPLAGKRVLVGRARHQASALSAALRLLGAEVIEIPLIEIREPASWRPLDQAIARLLDYDWLILTSVNGVQALFARLGKVGKTEADLLHLNIAAIGPATSKAIENHGLPVDVMPEEYVAEAVVAELKQEVKSKRVLLVRAKIARDVIPNELAKAGAKVDVVEAYETVAPESSRSELTKVLRDPRRKPDVITFTSSSTVRNFLELLGKNNQALLTGTKLASIGPITSQTMRELGLHVDIEAREYTVPGLVATIATSI, from the coding sequence ATGAACACAAAGGAAGAGCTTGCGACACGGCCCCTGGCGGGCAAGCGCGTACTGGTGGGCCGGGCGCGGCACCAGGCGAGCGCGCTGTCAGCGGCCTTAAGGCTGCTCGGCGCCGAGGTCATTGAAATTCCCCTCATTGAAATTCGCGAGCCTGCGTCGTGGCGGCCGCTGGACCAGGCGATCGCGCGCCTGCTCGACTACGACTGGCTCATCCTCACCAGCGTGAATGGAGTCCAGGCGCTGTTTGCGCGGCTGGGGAAGGTGGGAAAAACGGAGGCCGACCTGCTGCACCTGAACATTGCGGCCATTGGCCCGGCGACCAGCAAGGCGATCGAAAACCACGGCCTGCCGGTGGACGTTATGCCGGAAGAATACGTTGCCGAAGCGGTGGTGGCGGAGCTGAAACAGGAAGTCAAAAGCAAGCGCGTGCTACTGGTACGCGCCAAAATCGCGCGCGACGTGATACCCAACGAACTGGCGAAAGCCGGCGCCAAGGTGGACGTGGTCGAGGCCTACGAGACGGTGGCGCCGGAATCTTCGCGCAGCGAGCTGACCAAGGTGCTGCGCGATCCGCGCCGCAAACCCGACGTCATCACCTTCACCAGTTCCTCGACGGTGCGAAATTTCCTGGAACTGCTGGGTAAGAACAACCAGGCGCTGCTCACCGGCACCAAGCTGGCATCGATCGGACCGATAACCTCACAGACGATGCGCGAGCTGGGTTTGCACGTGGACATCGAAGCGCGGGAATACACGGTCCCGGGGCTGGTCGCCACCATCGCTACCTCGATTTAA
- the hemA gene encoding glutamyl-tRNA reductase, with the protein MTFQLIGVNHRTAPLEVRERFAISESKLPAAVQQLAQHPGVEEGMIVSTCNRVELLARSRNGGSDLRTFLSQYFQIDAREFDQHLYEYADKEAIRHLFRVTSSLDSMVVGEPQVLGQVKEAYAVARAVGTVNSQLDALVTRAFAVAKKVRTETAVGSSAVSVASVAVELAKKIFGSLSGKTVMLVGAGKMCELAARHLLAHGAGSIFMYNRTYERAQKLAQKFGGQALPWDQLYDSADKADIVITSTGAPVAIFRREHAERFLARRRNRPMFFIDIAVPRDVDPEVNRLDGIFVYDMDDLQQVVSSHVADRGREAQRAEDIVNDEVERFLARMQTLDVVPTIVSLQDHLETIRQAEIDRVRGRLGELTPEQELAIEAMSRGIINKIMHTPITTLKTAAREEQGTTVIDVVRRLFNLQRKPEKDKSESAANGAKH; encoded by the coding sequence ATGACGTTTCAACTCATCGGAGTCAACCATCGCACCGCGCCGCTCGAGGTGAGGGAGCGGTTCGCGATCTCCGAATCGAAGCTGCCGGCGGCGGTGCAGCAGCTGGCGCAGCATCCCGGGGTGGAAGAAGGGATGATCGTTTCTACCTGCAACCGGGTGGAACTGCTGGCGCGTTCGCGCAACGGCGGTTCCGACTTGCGCACCTTCCTCAGCCAGTACTTCCAGATCGACGCCCGGGAATTCGACCAGCACCTCTACGAATATGCCGACAAGGAAGCCATCCGCCACCTGTTCCGCGTGACCTCCAGCCTGGATTCGATGGTGGTGGGCGAACCGCAAGTGCTGGGCCAGGTGAAAGAGGCGTACGCGGTGGCGCGGGCGGTGGGAACGGTGAACTCGCAACTGGATGCGCTGGTGACGCGCGCCTTCGCCGTGGCCAAGAAGGTTCGCACCGAGACGGCGGTGGGCAGCTCGGCGGTCTCCGTGGCATCAGTGGCGGTGGAACTGGCGAAGAAGATTTTCGGCTCGCTTTCCGGCAAGACGGTCATGCTCGTCGGAGCGGGCAAGATGTGCGAGCTGGCGGCGCGGCACCTGCTGGCGCACGGCGCCGGTTCGATTTTCATGTACAACCGGACCTACGAACGGGCGCAGAAGCTGGCGCAAAAGTTCGGAGGGCAGGCGCTGCCGTGGGACCAGCTTTACGATTCCGCCGACAAGGCCGACATCGTGATTACCTCGACGGGGGCGCCGGTGGCCATTTTCCGGCGCGAGCATGCCGAAAGGTTCCTGGCGCGCCGGCGTAACCGGCCCATGTTCTTCATCGACATCGCGGTGCCGCGCGACGTGGATCCCGAGGTCAACAGGCTGGATGGAATTTTTGTCTACGACATGGACGACCTGCAGCAGGTGGTCTCCAGCCACGTGGCGGACCGGGGCCGGGAGGCGCAGCGCGCCGAAGACATTGTCAATGACGAAGTGGAGCGCTTCCTGGCGCGGATGCAGACGCTGGACGTGGTGCCGACAATCGTCTCTCTGCAAGATCACCTGGAGACCATCCGGCAGGCGGAGATTGACCGGGTGCGCGGGCGACTTGGGGAACTGACGCCGGAACAAGAGCTGGCGATCGAGGCGATGAGCCGGGGAATCATCAACAAGATCATGCACACGCCGATCACGACGCTGAAGACGGCTGCGCGCGAAGAACAGGGCACGACGGTGATCGACGTGGTGCGGCGCCTGTTCAACCTGCAGCGCAAGCCAGAGAAAGACAAGTCGGAATCAGCCGCCAACGGGGCCAAGCACTGA
- a CDS encoding DedA family protein — MIANIIAALSAFIISVISTLGYPGIVLLMAIESACIPLPSEVIMPFSGALTIGSIAAQYHREPFTLVLVALFGAIGCNVGSVIAYEIGYYGGRPLVERFGAYILLSKKELDWADHFFARYGNWTVLVSRLLPVVRTFIALPAGIARMPRLRFHVYTFVGSFPWCLMLAYIGMKLGEKWETDPRLKIWFHRFDALILAVIVIGVVWFFWSRWQHRIRVTEKT, encoded by the coding sequence ATGATTGCCAACATCATTGCGGCGCTGAGCGCCTTCATCATCTCCGTAATTTCCACCCTTGGGTACCCGGGGATCGTGCTGTTGATGGCGATCGAGTCCGCCTGCATCCCGCTGCCGTCGGAAGTGATCATGCCGTTTTCCGGGGCGCTGACCATCGGCTCGATCGCGGCGCAATACCACCGCGAGCCATTCACGCTAGTTCTGGTGGCGCTGTTCGGGGCAATCGGCTGCAACGTGGGCTCGGTGATCGCCTACGAGATCGGCTACTACGGTGGACGTCCGCTGGTGGAGAGGTTCGGCGCCTACATTTTGTTGAGCAAGAAAGAACTGGATTGGGCGGACCATTTCTTCGCGCGCTACGGCAACTGGACGGTGCTGGTCAGCCGCCTGCTGCCGGTGGTGCGCACCTTCATCGCGCTGCCGGCGGGGATTGCGCGCATGCCGCGGCTGCGATTTCACGTGTACACCTTCGTCGGATCATTTCCGTGGTGCCTGATGCTGGCCTACATCGGGATGAAACTGGGCGAAAAATGGGAGACCGATCCGCGCCTGAAAATCTGGTTTCACCGTTTCGATGCCCTCATCCTGGCGGTCATCGTGATCGGTGTGGTGTGGTTTTTCTGGTCGCGATGGCAGCACCGGATCCGGGTTACGGAAAAAACCTAG
- a CDS encoding DUF4440 domain-containing protein: MRLTFIAFFVFALSLAATAQRTRGHRPATPAPQHSLEEDQKAIADLQRRDIDANIAVDTDKIMALRTGDVVYLVPGRSPLVGQEAVRNYLEDIRRQLADWDMVGYEEQWREVQVAGDFAFEWGTINIRARQENEKRESTAVRNVIQVLKRQPDGDWKIARAIWNLQAPPASLPPPSTKPPDKPKE; encoded by the coding sequence ATGCGTCTGACCTTCATCGCGTTCTTTGTCTTCGCGCTAAGCTTGGCCGCCACTGCTCAGCGAACGCGCGGCCATCGTCCGGCTACGCCCGCGCCGCAACACAGCCTCGAAGAAGATCAGAAGGCCATTGCCGACTTGCAGCGCCGCGACATCGACGCCAATATCGCCGTCGACACCGACAAAATCATGGCCCTTCGCACCGGCGATGTCGTCTACCTCGTGCCCGGGCGCTCTCCCCTGGTGGGACAGGAGGCGGTGCGCAACTACCTGGAGGACATTCGCCGCCAGCTTGCCGATTGGGACATGGTCGGTTACGAAGAACAATGGCGGGAGGTGCAGGTGGCCGGCGATTTCGCCTTCGAGTGGGGCACCATCAACATCCGCGCCCGGCAGGAAAACGAAAAGCGCGAGTCGACCGCGGTGAGGAATGTCATCCAGGTTCTGAAACGCCAGCCGGATGGAGACTGGAAGATCGCCCGCGCCATCTGGAACCTCCAGGCGCCGCCGGCGTCGCTACCGCCGCCCTCGACCAAACCCCCAGACAAGCCCAAAGAGTAG
- the hemQ gene encoding hydrogen peroxide-dependent heme synthase: MASSLRGEARLQGGATELFPVPLTLEGASVLHQMARFRWPTWRKLGSAERSRLVSEAAPVLARMESGQSALYSVLGHKGDLLLVHFRKSFDELKQIELELSRTALSDYLEIGKSYLSVVELGLYESSVKLYRTLQERGIEPHSEEWNREVSEAMERQREAMKPRLWPEIPAARYVCFYPMDRRRGEGKNWYTLPIEERQRQMDEHGKVGRRYAGTVRQIITGSIGFDDWEWGVDLFADDPLVFKKLIYEMRFDEVSAVYALFGEFIVGVRVPVAQLGELLEGKLPEKR, from the coding sequence ATGGCATCTTCGTTACGAGGCGAGGCGCGCCTGCAGGGCGGCGCGACGGAACTGTTTCCGGTACCGCTGACGCTGGAGGGCGCCAGCGTGCTGCACCAGATGGCGCGTTTCCGCTGGCCGACGTGGCGGAAACTGGGTTCGGCGGAGCGCTCACGCCTGGTGAGCGAAGCGGCGCCGGTGCTGGCGCGAATGGAGAGTGGCCAGAGCGCGTTGTACTCCGTGCTGGGCCACAAGGGCGACCTGCTGCTGGTGCACTTCCGCAAGAGCTTCGACGAGCTGAAACAGATCGAGCTGGAACTCTCGCGCACGGCGCTCTCCGATTACCTGGAGATCGGCAAGTCGTACCTGTCGGTCGTGGAGTTGGGGTTGTACGAGTCGTCGGTAAAGCTGTATCGCACGCTGCAGGAACGCGGCATCGAGCCGCACTCGGAGGAGTGGAACCGGGAAGTCAGCGAGGCCATGGAACGGCAGCGGGAAGCGATGAAGCCGCGTTTATGGCCGGAGATCCCAGCGGCGCGCTATGTCTGCTTCTATCCCATGGACCGGAGGCGCGGCGAGGGGAAGAACTGGTACACGCTGCCGATCGAGGAACGCCAGCGCCAAATGGACGAGCACGGCAAAGTCGGGCGCCGATACGCGGGAACGGTGCGGCAGATCATCACCGGCTCGATCGGATTCGACGACTGGGAATGGGGCGTTGACCTGTTTGCCGACGACCCGCTGGTGTTCAAGAAGCTGATTTACGAGATGCGCTTCGACGAGGTGAGCGCGGTGTACGCGCTGTTCGGGGAGTTCATCGTGGGCGTGCGCGTGCCGGTGGCACAATTGGGCGAGCTGCTGGAAGGGAAGCTGCCGGAAAAGCGGTAG
- a CDS encoding chlorite dismutase family protein, with the protein MPDRTQREAPELRRQVVSFTFYKLQPEWRRLPAAEKAEHRREFASIISKWRDSEQMTVLTYSLAGLHSGADMMLWRICYSLECLQQMHSELMHTHLGSFLETPQSYLAMTRRSQYKIGRGQDDENTIKCGHYRYASVLPFIKTRNWYQLAFEERQRIVNEYVDVIAEYPRVRMNTLYSFGIDDQEYVLVFETDNPAAVVDLKMRLRETENATYIQQDTPVFTGIQCDTGKMLEQLG; encoded by the coding sequence ATGCCTGATCGCACGCAACGTGAGGCGCCGGAATTGCGCCGCCAGGTTGTCAGCTTTACGTTTTACAAGCTCCAGCCCGAATGGCGCCGTCTGCCCGCGGCGGAAAAGGCGGAGCACCGGCGCGAGTTCGCCTCCATAATCAGCAAGTGGCGCGACAGCGAGCAGATGACCGTGCTCACCTATTCGCTGGCTGGACTGCACTCCGGCGCCGACATGATGCTGTGGCGCATCTGCTATTCGCTGGAGTGCCTGCAGCAGATGCACTCCGAACTGATGCACACGCACTTGGGTTCTTTCCTGGAAACCCCGCAATCCTATCTCGCGATGACCCGCCGCTCGCAATACAAGATCGGGCGCGGCCAGGACGACGAAAACACCATCAAGTGCGGCCACTACCGCTACGCCTCCGTGCTGCCCTTCATCAAGACCCGCAACTGGTACCAGCTCGCCTTTGAAGAGCGGCAGCGCATCGTCAACGAATATGTGGACGTCATCGCCGAATACCCGCGCGTGCGCATGAATACTTTGTATTCTTTCGGCATCGACGACCAGGAGTACGTCCTGGTGTTTGAAACCGACAATCCCGCCGCTGTCGTGGACCTGAAAATGCGCCTGCGCGAAACCGAGAACGCAACCTACATTCAGCAGGACACGCCGGTGTTCACCGGCATCCAGTGCGACACCGGCAAGATGCTGGAGCAGCTGGGCTGA
- the hemC gene encoding hydroxymethylbilane synthase, which translates to MARLRIGSRGSQLALWQANHISGLLRAQGHEVALEIIKTTGDKITDVALAKVGTKGMFTKEIEEALLERRIDLAVHSLKDLPTELAPEFEIAAITKRENPRDAFLSRHFNSIDDLPQRARVGTSSLRRQAQLKALRPDLSIFPLRGNVDTRLRKLEEGEYDAIILASAGLNRLGRTEWVRAVLAVEVMCPAVGQGALGIEVRSGDTQTRAELEFLNDAGARAATSCERALLNQLGGGCQVPIGAYAEVMDAMVHLTAVVARPDGSKVLRENSSGRDPEKLGETVGKRLLERGGDLILQEVYGETAAAPQQP; encoded by the coding sequence ATGGCGCGCCTGCGCATCGGCTCGCGCGGATCGCAACTCGCGCTCTGGCAGGCAAACCACATTTCCGGCCTGCTGCGCGCGCAAGGACACGAGGTCGCGCTCGAGATCATCAAGACCACCGGCGACAAAATCACCGACGTTGCCCTGGCCAAGGTCGGAACCAAGGGCATGTTCACCAAGGAAATCGAAGAAGCGCTGCTGGAGCGCCGCATCGACCTGGCGGTCCATAGCCTGAAAGACCTGCCGACCGAGTTGGCGCCGGAGTTCGAAATCGCGGCGATCACCAAGCGGGAAAACCCGCGCGATGCGTTCCTGTCGCGGCATTTCAACAGCATTGACGATTTGCCGCAGCGCGCCCGCGTGGGAACGAGCAGCTTGCGGCGGCAGGCGCAACTGAAGGCGCTGCGTCCCGACCTGAGTATTTTTCCGTTGCGCGGGAACGTGGATACACGCCTGCGCAAGCTGGAAGAGGGCGAATACGACGCCATCATCCTCGCCTCCGCCGGATTGAACCGGCTGGGACGCACGGAATGGGTTCGCGCGGTGCTGGCGGTTGAAGTAATGTGCCCGGCGGTGGGCCAGGGAGCGTTGGGGATCGAGGTACGCAGCGGCGATACGCAGACGCGTGCAGAGCTGGAGTTTCTGAACGATGCCGGCGCGCGCGCCGCAACCAGCTGCGAACGGGCGCTGTTGAACCAGCTCGGCGGCGGATGCCAAGTGCCGATCGGCGCTTACGCGGAAGTGATGGACGCCATGGTGCACCTGACCGCGGTGGTGGCGCGCCCGGATGGGTCCAAGGTGCTGCGCGAGAATTCCTCCGGCCGCGATCCCGAGAAGTTGGGGGAAACGGTTGGCAAGCGACTGCTGGAGCGCGGCGGCGACCTGATCCTGCAGGAAGTGTACGGCGAAACCGCAGCGGCCCCGCAACAACCGTAA
- a CDS encoding DUF3592 domain-containing protein → MTPEVQQSGVFVLAIFLAVMAERVRQWLRRRTARKWPVADGRVERAEWRQPNTGTNRYFVADLAYSYVVGGQYYAGYYRRSFSDMDAAMRFVKSVAGRALQVRYKRGESATSLLLEENIAEVIGAGEMASLGG, encoded by the coding sequence GTGACACCCGAAGTCCAGCAATCCGGCGTCTTCGTGCTAGCGATCTTCCTGGCAGTGATGGCCGAGCGCGTCCGGCAGTGGTTGCGGCGGCGAACTGCGCGCAAGTGGCCAGTCGCCGACGGCCGGGTGGAGCGCGCCGAATGGCGGCAGCCGAACACGGGAACCAACCGTTACTTCGTGGCCGACCTGGCCTATTCCTATGTCGTCGGCGGGCAGTACTACGCCGGATATTACCGGCGCTCCTTTTCCGACATGGATGCGGCGATGAGGTTCGTGAAGTCGGTGGCGGGCCGTGCGTTGCAGGTCCGCTACAAGCGAGGCGAGAGCGCGACTTCGCTCCTGCTGGAAGAGAACATCGCGGAAGTGATCGGCGCGGGGGAGATGGCGTCCCTGGGCGGCTAG
- the nth gene encoding endonuclease III encodes MARGIVPRQPSKSGRQEGRRTPVRGASPLQHGVASSRVKPPLKSAAKAKRPAKTTVAKSAKGYNPLAPERVQEILRRLDVTYPDVTCALQHKNAWELLVATILSAQCTDERVNKTTPELFRKYPTVQAFAALKPEQLEPDIRSTGFFRNKSKSVVGAAQKLVSDFGGEVPAEMDQLLTLPGVARKTANVVLGTWFHKNEGVVVDTHVYRISRRLELTTNTDAARIEQDLIRIIPRVRWTSFSHEVIWHGRKLCVARSPKCIDCPLENICHAADKTWSTIDIHKNAKP; translated from the coding sequence ATGGCGCGCGGCATTGTTCCCCGCCAGCCGTCTAAGAGCGGCCGCCAGGAGGGCCGAAGAACGCCGGTGCGTGGCGCATCTCCCTTGCAGCACGGTGTTGCCTCCTCACGCGTGAAGCCTCCGCTGAAGTCCGCGGCCAAGGCAAAGCGTCCCGCGAAGACCACTGTTGCCAAGTCTGCGAAAGGCTACAACCCGCTCGCGCCCGAGCGCGTGCAGGAAATTCTCCGGCGGCTCGATGTCACCTATCCCGACGTCACCTGCGCTCTGCAACACAAGAACGCCTGGGAGCTGCTGGTCGCGACCATTCTCTCCGCGCAATGTACCGACGAGCGCGTCAACAAAACTACGCCCGAGCTTTTCCGAAAGTACCCGACCGTGCAGGCTTTCGCCGCGCTCAAACCCGAGCAGTTGGAACCGGACATCCGCTCCACCGGCTTCTTTCGCAACAAGTCGAAGTCGGTGGTCGGCGCCGCGCAAAAACTTGTCAGCGATTTCGGCGGCGAAGTTCCCGCCGAGATGGACCAACTGCTGACTCTGCCCGGTGTAGCCCGCAAGACCGCCAACGTGGTGCTCGGCACCTGGTTCCACAAGAACGAAGGCGTGGTGGTTGACACCCACGTTTACCGCATTTCCCGCCGCCTGGAGCTGACCACCAATACCGATGCCGCCAGGATCGAACAGGACCTGATTCGCATCATCCCGCGTGTGCGTTGGACCAGCTTCAGCCACGAGGTGATCTGGCACGGCCGCAAGCTGTGCGTGGCGCGCTCCCCCAAGTGCATTGATTGCCCGCTGGAAAATATCTGTCACGCCGCCGACAAGACCTGGAGCACCATCGACATTCACAAGAATGCGAAGCCGTAA
- a CDS encoding SDR family oxidoreductase: MPLPEIAVQKVALITGSSSGFGLLTAVTLARKGYAVVATMRDLGRRSRLDEVANRARVCDRIDIRALDISDFDSIPRLVEEVLRDHGRIDLLVNNAGFAYAGFAEDIRLPELRRQFDTNFFGHVAVTQAVLPTMRAQRCGRIIMVSSETGRMGSPGISSYSASKFALEGWSETLRLETRALGITVVIVEPGAFKTDIWERNTRINQGLLDGTSPNQARGRKLKEWAVNVPKADPQLVADLIARLADDPDPRLRYMIGRDARARWFLANLLPWKWYEKLVLRKLGLE; this comes from the coding sequence TTGCCGCTTCCGGAAATCGCCGTGCAGAAAGTCGCGCTCATTACCGGCTCCTCCAGCGGCTTTGGCCTGCTCACCGCGGTCACGCTCGCGCGCAAGGGCTACGCGGTCGTTGCCACCATGCGCGACCTTGGCCGCCGTTCGCGGCTGGATGAAGTCGCAAACCGCGCCCGCGTTTGCGATCGCATCGACATCCGCGCTCTCGACATCTCTGATTTCGATTCCATTCCGCGCCTGGTCGAGGAAGTTTTGCGCGACCACGGCCGCATCGATCTTCTGGTCAATAACGCCGGCTTCGCTTACGCCGGCTTCGCCGAAGACATACGCCTCCCCGAACTGCGCCGGCAATTCGATACCAATTTCTTCGGCCACGTGGCCGTCACGCAGGCAGTGCTGCCCACCATGCGCGCCCAACGTTGCGGCCGCATCATCATGGTTTCCTCGGAAACGGGGCGCATGGGATCGCCGGGCATCAGCAGCTACTCGGCGTCCAAATTCGCCCTCGAGGGTTGGAGCGAAACCCTGCGCCTGGAAACCCGGGCGCTCGGCATTACGGTCGTAATCGTCGAGCCGGGCGCGTTCAAGACCGATATCTGGGAGCGAAATACGCGGATCAATCAAGGCCTTCTCGATGGCACCTCTCCCAACCAGGCGCGTGGCCGCAAGCTGAAGGAATGGGCGGTCAACGTCCCGAAAGCCGATCCGCAGCTGGTCGCCGATCTGATAGCTCGCCTCGCCGACGATCCCGACCCTCGCCTCCGCTACATGATCGGACGCGACGCCCGAGCCCGCTGGTTCCTTGCCAACCTGCTGCCTTGGAAGTGGTACGAGAAGCTCGTGCTGCGCAAACTCGGTCTGGAGTAA
- a CDS encoding inositol-3-phosphate synthase, with the protein MIPGMGAVATTFVAGVEAVRKGLAQPIGSLTQMGTIRLGKRTEGRSPSLHEFVPLAKISDLVFTGWDPFEDDMYAAARKAGVLERDLVDQIKPFLSGIKPRPAVFDRNYVKRLDGPNVKKGKTKMDLAEQVREDIREFKKTSAATRLVMIWCGSTETFLQQSAVHQTMQSFERGLAKNDENIAPSMIYAYAALSEGVPYANGAPNLTVDIPAMHELSRRNEAPICGKDYKTGQTLLKTILAPGFKARMLGMSGWFSTNILGNRDGEVLDDPGSFKTKEESKLSVLEHILQPELYPKLYGNICHKVRINYYPPRGDNKEGWDNIDIFGWLGYPMQIKVDFLCRDSILAAPIVLDVVLFLDLAKRSAELRGIGIQEWLSFYFKSPMTAPGLYPEHDLFIQLMKLKNTLRHLQGESLITHLGLEYYD; encoded by the coding sequence ATGATCCCAGGCATGGGCGCGGTGGCGACCACCTTCGTCGCGGGCGTGGAAGCGGTGCGCAAAGGCCTGGCGCAGCCGATCGGATCATTGACGCAGATGGGCACCATCCGGCTGGGCAAACGCACCGAGGGCCGCTCGCCATCCCTTCACGAGTTTGTGCCGCTGGCCAAGATCAGCGACCTGGTGTTTACGGGCTGGGACCCGTTCGAAGACGACATGTACGCCGCCGCGCGCAAAGCCGGGGTGCTGGAACGCGACCTGGTGGACCAGATCAAGCCGTTTCTAAGCGGCATCAAACCGCGGCCCGCGGTCTTCGATCGCAACTACGTCAAGAGGCTCGATGGCCCCAACGTCAAGAAGGGCAAGACCAAGATGGACCTCGCCGAGCAGGTGAGGGAAGACATAAGGGAGTTCAAGAAGACTTCCGCCGCGACGCGGCTGGTCATGATCTGGTGCGGTTCGACGGAGACCTTCCTGCAGCAGAGCGCGGTGCACCAGACGATGCAGTCGTTCGAACGAGGCCTGGCGAAGAACGACGAAAATATTGCGCCGTCGATGATCTACGCCTATGCCGCGCTGTCCGAAGGCGTGCCCTACGCCAACGGTGCGCCGAACCTGACGGTGGACATCCCGGCCATGCACGAGCTGTCGCGACGCAACGAAGCGCCTATCTGCGGCAAGGATTACAAGACCGGGCAGACGCTGCTGAAGACGATCCTGGCGCCCGGGTTCAAGGCGCGCATGCTGGGGATGAGCGGATGGTTTTCGACCAACATCCTGGGCAATCGCGACGGAGAGGTGCTGGACGATCCGGGCTCGTTCAAGACCAAGGAAGAATCCAAGCTCTCGGTGCTGGAACACATCCTGCAGCCGGAGCTGTACCCGAAGCTGTACGGAAACATCTGCCACAAAGTGCGGATCAATTATTACCCGCCGCGCGGTGACAACAAGGAAGGCTGGGACAATATCGATATTTTCGGCTGGCTCGGCTACCCGATGCAGATCAAGGTGGATTTTCTGTGCCGGGACTCGATCTTGGCAGCGCCGATCGTACTCGACGTGGTGCTGTTTCTCGACTTGGCCAAGCGCAGCGCGGAACTGCGCGGGATCGGTATCCAGGAATGGTTGAGCTTCTATTTCAAATCGCCAATGACGGCGCCGGGACTCTATCCCGAGCATGACCTGTTCATCCAGCTGATGAAGCTGAAGAACACGCTGCGGCACCTGCAGGGCGAGTCGCTGATCACCCACCTCGGACTGGAATATTACGACTAG
- a CDS encoding M48 family metalloprotease, protein MKFRAYTLVAALFVATLAPYTLAQSTDPQNPNPTAAPPVTGTHQTADPQNPNPTGAPPVTGTPQSTDTKPGPDSPKLAPTDTVPQVANPPKESHDGGKNDIDAIGNRKIGNGKGLGNWYSLEKEIAMGKEYAAQVESSVKLVQDPVVTEYVNRIGQNLVRNSDARVPFTIKVVDSDEINAFALPGGFFYVNSGLILAADDEAELAGVMAHEIAHVAARHATRQMTRAQFANLASIPLIFVGGGLGYAIRSAAGIGLPLTFLTFSRGFEAEADYLGLEYMYKSGYDPQAFISFFEKIQAKEKKKPGSLAKAFSTHPQTPDRITKSQTEIAKVLPARDQYIINTSEFDDVKTRLAGIENRRKMTGPDDNKDRPTLRRTTADNSKKTGDGKDSNDDDRPTLKRRDND, encoded by the coding sequence ATGAAGTTTCGTGCCTATACGCTTGTAGCCGCGTTATTTGTGGCGACGCTAGCGCCATATACGCTGGCCCAAAGCACGGATCCGCAGAATCCGAATCCGACGGCAGCGCCACCGGTGACGGGCACACACCAGACGGCAGATCCGCAGAACCCGAATCCAACCGGGGCGCCGCCGGTGACCGGTACGCCGCAGAGCACGGATACGAAGCCGGGTCCCGATAGTCCGAAGCTGGCGCCGACGGATACGGTTCCGCAGGTGGCGAACCCACCGAAGGAAAGCCACGACGGCGGCAAGAACGACATCGATGCCATCGGCAACCGCAAGATCGGCAATGGCAAAGGGCTGGGCAACTGGTACTCGCTGGAAAAAGAAATCGCGATGGGCAAGGAATATGCCGCGCAGGTGGAATCCAGCGTGAAACTGGTGCAGGACCCGGTGGTGACGGAGTACGTCAACCGGATCGGGCAGAACCTGGTGCGGAACTCCGACGCGCGCGTGCCGTTCACGATCAAGGTGGTGGATTCCGATGAGATCAACGCGTTCGCGCTGCCCGGCGGCTTCTTCTACGTCAACTCAGGACTGATCCTGGCGGCCGACGATGAGGCGGAACTGGCGGGCGTGATGGCGCACGAGATCGCGCACGTCGCGGCGCGCCATGCTACGCGTCAGATGACGCGCGCGCAGTTCGCGAACCTGGCAAGCATTCCCCTGATTTTCGTGGGTGGGGGCCTGGGTTACGCGATCCGCTCCGCGGCCGGCATCGGACTGCCGCTGACGTTCCTGACGTTCTCGCGCGGATTCGAGGCGGAAGCCGATTACCTCGGGCTGGAGTACATGTATAAGTCCGGCTACGACCCGCAGGCATTCATCTCCTTCTTCGAGAAGATCCAGGCCAAGGAGAAGAAGAAGCCGGGGTCGCTCGCCAAGGCGTTTTCCACGCATCCGCAAACCCCCGACCGCATCACCAAGAGCCAAACTGAAATTGCGAAGGTGCTGCCGGCGCGCGATCAGTACATCATCAATACTTCCGAGTTTGACGACGTCAAAACGCGTCTGGCCGGAATCGAAAACCGCCGCAAGATGACCGGTCCGGACGACAACAAAGACCGTCCGACGCTCCGCCGTACAACCGCTGACAACAGCAAGAAAACGGGCGATGGAAAAGACAGCAATGACGACGATCGTCCGACGCTGAAACGCAGAGACAACGACTAA